The following are from one region of the Phycisphaerae bacterium genome:
- the rfaD gene encoding ADP-glyceromanno-heptose 6-epimerase, with protein MIIVTGGAGFIGSALIAALNKRGITDILAVDERGKDKCKNLVDLSFADYTEKTDFLKKVSEKKPGSGIEAVFHMGACSDTTETDAEYLKKNNYEYSTLLAKWATDANIRFIYASSAATYGDGSKGFSDDEGKIEQLQPLNLYGNSKQLFDLWARENGLLKKIVGLKYFNVFGPNEYHKGNMRSFILKAFEQINATGKVRLFKSKNSDYADGEYKRDFLYINDAVDMTLFFYDNPKINGLFNIGAGKARTWNDLVKAVFAAMDKSVNIEYIEMPDSIRNQYQYFTQADMTKLRKAGYKKQIASLEDAIKDYVQNYLQKGEYLEGK; from the coding sequence ATGATAATAGTTACCGGCGGAGCAGGCTTTATCGGCTCAGCACTAATTGCTGCCTTGAACAAACGGGGTATTACCGATATTTTAGCGGTTGACGAGCGAGGTAAAGATAAGTGTAAAAATCTCGTGGATTTATCCTTCGCCGACTATACCGAGAAAACCGACTTTCTTAAAAAAGTCTCCGAGAAAAAACCGGGTTCTGGCATCGAAGCGGTTTTCCATATGGGCGCCTGTTCAGATACAACCGAAACAGACGCTGAATACCTTAAAAAAAATAACTACGAATACTCCACGCTGCTGGCCAAGTGGGCAACTGACGCTAATATCCGCTTTATCTATGCCTCGAGCGCAGCCACCTACGGCGACGGTTCAAAAGGCTTTTCTGACGACGAAGGAAAAATCGAGCAGCTCCAGCCTTTGAATCTTTACGGTAATTCCAAGCAGCTTTTCGATCTGTGGGCGAGGGAAAACGGCCTGTTGAAAAAAATCGTCGGCTTAAAATACTTCAATGTCTTCGGCCCGAACGAATACCACAAGGGCAATATGCGAAGCTTTATCCTAAAGGCGTTCGAGCAGATAAACGCAACCGGCAAAGTCCGCCTCTTCAAATCCAAAAACAGCGATTACGCCGATGGCGAATACAAACGGGATTTTCTTTACATAAATGACGCTGTTGATATGACGCTATTTTTCTACGACAACCCGAAGATAAACGGCTTATTCAACATCGGCGCCGGCAAGGCCCGCACGTGGAACGACCTTGTAAAAGCAGTTTTCGCCGCAATGGATAAAAGCGTGAACATCGAATATATCGAAATGCCCGATTCAATTCGCAATCAGTATCAATACTTCACGCAGGCCGACATGACCAAACTCCGCAAAGCCGGCTATAAAAAACAAATCGCTTCCCTCGAAGACGCAATAAAAGACTATGTTCAAAACTATCTGCAGAAAGGTGAATATCTGGAGGGCAAATAA